The sequence TGCTGGTGATCGACATCCCGGCGGAATGTATCGGCGTGGTCACGCAGATGCTGTCTTCGCGCAAGGGCAAGATGCGCACGATGGTCACTCATGCGAGCAGCCGGGTGCGGCTGGAGTACGATATTCCGGCGCGCGGGCTGATCGGATTTCGCGGCAGGTTCCTCGAGAACACGCGCGGCAACGGGCTGATGCATACGCTGTTCAACGGCTACGGGCCGTGGAACGGCCCGATTCGATCGCGGGCAAATGGCGCGATGATTTCGGATCGGGAAGGGGCCACGACTGCCTACGCGATTTTCCATCTGCAGGAACGTGGGATATTTTTTGTGGGGCCGGGCGAGCCGGTTTATGAGGGAATGATCGTCGGCGAATATGCGCGTGAGATTAATCTGCCGGTCAACGTGTGCCGCGAGAAAAAGCTCACCAACATGCGCGCATCGGGGCACGACGAAGCGGTGCGAATCTCGCCGGCGCGGGTGCCGACGCTGGACGCGGCATTGGAATGGATCGACGAAGAGGAACTGGTCGAGGTCACGCCCAAATCAGTTCGGCTGCGTAATCGGGTGCTCAAGACCGCGGTCCGCAACAAGCATCGGATGGGCTTTACCGACGCGCCGCCGGCAGAGATGGCTGGGAGCGACTGACAGGATCGCGAGTTCGAACTGCGCCGCATCCGGCGCGGGAATCGCGTCAGGGCAACCATGAGATTCGCCCGAATCGCCTCGATTCTCGCGCTGATTCTACTTCTACTGATCACCGGTTCGATCGTGCTGATTGCCTACAATCAGCCACGCGTGATCGCGTTCGTACTCGCCTCGATCAATCGCCGCACCGGGGTCAATATTGTTCCGCGCAGTTCGTCGATAACCTTCAGCAATCACCTGGTGGTGGTCCTCGATGAGCCGGAAATAACCGCGAAAGGCCGGCCCACGATCAAGCTCAAGACGCTGCGCGCGAGCGTCGGCTATCATTCGCTGCTCACCCAAACGGGCCTGCCGCTTTACGGCCTGCGAGCGCTGAATCCCGAAGTTATCCTGCCGGTAGAGTCGGCGGAAACCGCGGCGATACCGGTGCCGAAACCGGGCGCTGAGTCGGTCGCTGCGATTCGGGAAGCGCTGCAGACGCTCGGGCGGATCGCGTGGCGGGTCGAGGTGATCGAGGCGACCGTTCGTTACGCCGACGGCCATCCGCTAATCGAGCATCTGGGAGTGGTGGCATTTCACAAGCGCAGAAATCCGGGGCAATGGAGCCTCAGTTTCGATACGAGGATTAGCGGCGGCCCGGTTGCGGGTTCGAACGCGGCGGGAAAATTCACCATCGATGCGTTCCCGCAGACGCCGCCGGTGGCATTCGGGCGCGGTCAAATCTGGACCTGGAACGTGCCGCTCAAGCATCTCGAGGCCCAGGGAATCGAGCTGGTCGGCGGCCTGCAGGGTCATCTCAAGTTCTCGATCAAGGATGATGGTTCTCTGATCGGCGCGGTGCAGGCCGGCGGCGCCGACCTGACTCTGAAGGGCCAGGGATTGTCCACGCCGATCAAGCTTGGCGACTACACGCTGCAGACGGCGCTCAGCTTTTCCAACGGCCTGCTCGCCTTCAACCAGCTCATCCTGAAGCACGTGGATCGGCCGCTGGTCTCGGCGGAGACGGAAGTGGTCGAACCGTTCAGCCTGAATCCGGAGATCGGCGTCAAGGTCGGCGGCTTTCGCCTCGATGCGTCGGGGCTCAAGCAGAAGCTGCTCCTGGTGCGGCGTTTGCCGACCGAAGTTGAAGCGATGCTGAAGCGGCTCCGGCCGGGCGCCGTGAGCATCGGCGCGGTGACGCTCAGCGCATCGCTCGACAAGATCAAGACGACGCCCTTGAAGGCGCTGCGCGAGAACCTGGTCGTCAGCGCGCAGATCGAGAGCGCCGGCTTCACGCTGCCCGAAGATTTGAAGCTGCCGAGCGTCGAGCAGCTTGGCGCGCAGCTTCATTTCGAAAAGGGCGTGCTGACGATCGCGCAGGGCGGCGCGAAGCTTGGCAACTCGTCGATCCATGAAGTGACGGCGCGCGTTGATTTGGCGAACGGCGTCGAGGGGGCGAAATACGAAGCTGGGCTCGCGATCGACGCGGACCTCGGCGATCTGTCGCCGGCAATTTTCAACGCGATGCAGCAGTACAAACTCGACTGGCGCGAGCATATCCAGCGCGTCGGCGGCCGTATCGATATTGGCGCGACTGCGTCGGGCGCTCTCAGCGCGAACAACATGACGCCGCCGTCGGATTATCGCGTCGTCGTGACGCCCAAAGGCGCGCAAGTCGCGGTCAAGGGACCGCCGGGCCCGTTTCATCTGAGCCGCGGCATGGTCGCGATCACGCCGGATCGGATCAGATTCGAGGATCTGATGCTGGCGATCACCGGCGGAGATGCGGTGCTGAATGGCGCGGTCAGTTCGTTCAGGGAGGGCGTCGAGATGCACGATCTGACGCTCGACCTGCATCAGTTCCCGTCCGATCTATGGCTGTCGCTGCTGGTGGATCCAAGCGATCTTGCGTTGCATGGGCCGATCGGTGGCCGCGTGATCCTGAACACCGCGCGAAAGGATCCCAAGGTGATTCTGCCGGCGGGCAAGCTGACGCTCACCAAGGGCGACGTGCAGTTCAATTTTTTGCGCGCGCCGATCGAGGTGCAGGGCGCCACGGTCACGATGGATCGCAAGACGCTGGTGCTGTCGATGCCCGGATCGCTACTCGATAAGCAGCCGATCGATTTCACAATCACCGTGCCCGATTTCCGCAATCCTTCGCTTCAAATCGTCGCGGTCGTTCAGAAGCTCAATTTTGAAGTGATGAAGTTCATTCGGATGCCGTGGTCGCCGTCCACCACGCCGGTCAATTTCCCGCTGCCCTCGAGCGGGCATATCGAGGCGCGCTTCGGCAATCTCGCGGCGTTTGAGATGTCGGATATCAAGACCGACTTTTATCGCAAGCCGAGCGGGGACTGGAGCGTTTACAATTTCAGCGCGAACGCCTACTCGGGAACAATGAAGCTGGACCTGATCGGCCGCGCGCAGGACAACTGGGTCCATCTGAACGGCAGCATGACCGACGCCGATCCGGCGCCGCTGTTCATGCTCGGCGGCAAGATCGAACGCTCGCCGCTGCTCGGACGGATGTCGATCGGCGCCGATCTGTGGGCCAATACTGACACCGATTTCTACAACACGATGGCGGGCGACGTTTCGCTCACCGTGCGCGACGGCACGCTCGACAAGTTCACGCTGCTATCGCGCCTGCTGAGTTTTATCGACATCAAGAATTGGCTCACCGCGCAAATTCCCGATCCGCGCATCACCGGGGTGCCGTTCAAAACCCTGCTGGCGGATTTCAGGGGCAGCGGGGGCGTCTTTTCCACCGATAATTTCATCCTGCATGGACCGGTGATGGACATCACAGCGACCGGCAGCATCCGATTCTCGGACAGCACGCTGGATATGCAGGTCGGCATGTTTCCGTTCGACACGGTGGACTGGGTGCTGAACAAGATACCGCTGATTGGCGAGCGGGTCGGCTCGGGCACCGGCAAACTGGTGGCGGCGTACTTCCAGGTGCAAGGGCCAATCGGCGACCCGTCGATCACGCCGAAGCCGATCACGTCGGTGGCGGAGTTCGTGATGAAGGCGCTCGGGATGCCGATCAACATCATTCGTCCCCACACGATCAAGTGAGCGCGCGCCGACCGACGCTGATCGTATTTTGCCGCGAGCCGATTCCCAATCACGCCAAGACGCGCCTCATCGGCAAGATCAGCGCGAATGCGGCGGCGGCGCTGGCCGACGCATTCATCCACGATGCGCTCGCCAAGGCGATCGCGATCAAGCCGGGGCGATTGGTGATCGCGGGCAGCGCACCCGAAGCTGCTCTTCGCAGCAAATACTTCACGAATCTCGCCAAACGATTCGGCGTTGAATTGATCGATCAGGGCGGTGGATCGCTCGGAATGCGGATGGCGCGCGCGCTCGAGCGATACGCGCCGGATGGTGCGTTGCTGATCGGCGCCGACATGCCCTCGCTCCCCGCGAGATTGCTCAAGCGAAGCTTCGACTTGCTGCGCGCTAATCGCGTGGTGATTGCGCCCAGCATGGACGGCGGCTACTACGCGGTCGGCGTGCGCGGCGCGATTCCGCCGATCTTCGCGGGTATCCGATGGGGCAGCGGCGGCGTGCTCGCGGAGACGATCGCGCGGCTGGAGAATGCGCGCGTCGATTTTGCGCTGGGGCCCGCATGGTACGACATCGATCGCTGGAGCGACGTGATGCTGCTCGGCGCGCATCTTCGATTGATGCCGCGATCGAGCAGGTTGCCCTGTCCGCAGACCGTTTCGGTATTGAAGCGGCTTGGAGTACTGCGCGATGATCGCTACAGTACCTCGACGCGCGCCAAACGGATTTCCGATCGATGATCGAGCTGACTCTTTACACGCGGCGGGATTGCGAACTGTGCCACGAGATGGAGCGCGTCATCGCGGCCGAGATGCCGAAGTTCGCGGCGAGAATTTCGCGAATCGAAATTGACGGCGACGCCGAACTCGAGGCGCGCTATGGAATCGAAGTGCCGGTGCTGCTGGTGAACGATCGGAAAGCGTTCAAGTATCGATGCACCGCGAAGGAACTGCGCCAGCGCCTGCTGCGCGAAGTTCGCGGTTGAAGAGGCGCGCCGCCGATGCCGACTCGCACGCAGCGTCCGCTGAGAGCGATCCTGGTTACCGCCAGCGGCGAAGAGCAGGCGCGCTCGATCGCGCGCATCCTGGTCGGCGAACGGCTTGCGGCGTGCGTGAATATCGTCGGGCCGATTCGTTCGGTCTATCGATGGCGCGACGCAGTCGAGGACGAACCCGAGTACCTGCTGGTGATCAAGACGCGCGCGATGCTTTACGGCAAAGTGGAACGGCGCGTGCGCGAATTGCACACCTATGAGGTTCCCGAGGTGCTCGCGCTGAAGATCGAGCGCGGCTCGCCGCCGTACGTGAATTGGCTGCTCGAATCGACCGGGCCGGCCGTGCGGACCGCGGCAAAATCGCGCAAGCAAACGTCGAAACGAAGTTCCACGCGCGCCGCCGGCAAAACGAAATGATCAGAATTGCGATTTCAGGCGCGGGCGCGATCGCCGAGCGCGCGCATATCCCGGCGCTGAAATCGGTGCGCGGTGCGCAAATCGTCGCGCTCCAGAGCCGCACCATCGAAAAGGCCGAGCGCGTCGCGACTTCGCTATGGCCCAACGGCGGCGCGCGGCCAAACGTCTATGCGAATTACGATCAGATGCTCGCGCGCGAGAAGCCCGACGCGGTTTGCGTGTTCACGCCCAACCGGTTGCATCGCGAGTTCACGGTGAAGGCGTTCGAGGCCGGCGCGCACGTGTTGGTCGAGAAGCCGATGGCGGCGACGGTTGCCGACGCGCGCAAAATGATCGATGCGTCGGTCGCGGCCAAGCGGGTGCTGATGGTCGCGATGCAGCGGCGGTACGGCGGCCTCGAGCGGGCAATCAAGCAGGCGGTCGAGAATGGTGCGATCGGCGCGCCGAATTTTATTCGCGCGCGCTTGTCGCATGGCGGGCCGCAATTGTGGGCGCCGGGACAGACCTGGTTTACCACCGCGGCGGAAGCCGGCGGCGGCGCGATGCTGGATCTCGGCGTGCACGTTGCGGATCTGGCGATTTGGTTCATCGGCGAAGTGGAGTCGGTGTCGGGACAGGTCGGCACGCTCGCCAAGGCGATCGAGGTGGACGACACGGGCGTGATGATATTGCATTTCAGGTCGGGCGCGATCGGCGTGATCGAGGCGAGTTGGAGCAGCATGCCGCCGCTGTCGGCGATCGAGATTTATGGCGCCGGCGGCAGGATAATGGCCGGTTATCCGCGCATGGATATCGCAATTCAAAAGGCCGATGGCAGCGCGGCGCCGGGATATTCGCGCGACGAAGTGATGAAGCAATTCGACCCGGCCGACTTGCTCGCGCCGTTTCGCGAACTGGCGGCGAATTTCGTCGCGGCGATCGAGGGCAGGGCGACGCCGTTCCCGGACGGAACCGACGGACTGCGGGCAATTGAAACCGTGGAAGCGTGCTATCGGTCGGCGCGGAGCGGCCAGCGGATCAAGCTTCCGCTGGAATGACTCGCGGCGTCGAATCGCGCAAAGTTGAACGCTGGATGTTTCGCGAATCGATAAAAAAAATGGCGGCCTACGTGCCGGGCGAACAGCCGCGTCCGGGACAGCGCGTGATCAAGCTCAACACCAACGAGAACCCGTATCCGCCGTCGCCGCGCGTGCGCCGTGCGGTCGCGGCAGCGGTGTCCGGAACGGCGCTGCGTCTTTATCCAGCGCCGCGCGCGGATGAATTCGTCGCGAGTGCGGCGCGTCTCTACTCGATTCCGCAGAAGATGATCATCGCCGGCAACGGCTCCGACGAACTGCTCGCGATGATTTTTCGTGCGACGCTCGGCGCAGGCGACACGGTCGCGTACGCGGTGCCGACCTATTCGCTGTACGACACGCTCGCGCTGGTGCAGGAGGCGCGGATACTTCATTTTCCGCTCGGCGCCGATTTCGAACTGCCGCTCGAGGCGATCGCTCAAGCGCGCGCGAAGCTGACGATCGTGTGCAATCCCAATTCGCCGTCGGGCACGCTCACGCCGGCGCGGAAGATCGCGGCGCTCGCGAAGCAGCTTGACGATCGCTTGCTGGTGATCGACGAAGCCTATGTTGATTTCGCCGAGGAGAATGCGCTGCCGCTCCTGAAACGTCATCGGAACCTGGTGATTCTGCGCACGCTCTCGAAGTCGTACTCGCTGGCGGGGATGCGGCTCGGGCTCTGCTTCGCGCATCCGCGGGCGATCAACGCGTTGATGAAAGTGAAGGATTCGTACAATTTGAGCCGGGTGGCGTTGGCTGCGGGCGCCGAGGCGCTCAAGGATTCGGCGTGGATGCGCAAAAACGTCGAGAAGGTCAAGCGCACGCGATCGGTCACCGAGGCGGCGCTCCGCAAGCTCGGCTTCGTTGTGACGCCGTCGCAGGCGAATTTCGTGCTCGCGCGGATGCCCGGGAAAAACATGGCGCCGGTGACGAGAGGGCTCCGCCGCGCGGGCATCCTGGTTCGTCATTTCCCGACGCCGCTGCTCCGCGACGCGCTCAGAATTTCGATCGGCACGCCAGCCGAGATGAAGGCGCTGTTTGCGGCGCTGGAGCCGCTCATCAAGCAATCGACGGCGAAGCGGCGTTCGCCCGCATGAGGCGTGTCTAGTTCGATGGCCGCGCTGAAGCGCCTGTTCGGCGGTTTCCGCAAAGCTAAGGGCCGGGCGAAGGCTGAATCGGAAGCGGAAGCCGCGATCCAGTGGGTCATTGCCGGTCTCGGCAATCCCGGCGAACCGTATGCGCGCACGCGGCACAACGCCGGGTTCATGACGATCGATCGGATCGCGAAAGCGAATCGCGTCGAGCTGAATCGGCGGAGGTTCAAGGGACTGACCGCAGAGGTCATCCTGGCCGCGCAGCGAACGATGCTCGTCAAACCGCAGACCTTCTACAATCTGAGCGGAGAGTGCCTCGCCGATCTGCTCGGATACTTCAAAGTTCCGGCCGAGCGGTTGATCGTGGTGCACGACGAACTCGATATTGAGGCGGGACGTCTCAGGTTGAAGCGCGGCGGCAGCGACGCCGGCAATCGCGGCGTCAGATCGGTCGCGGAGGCGCTGGGCACGCCGGATTTCATCCGGATCCGGATCGGACTCGGACGTCCGCCGGGAGACGAGCAGAGCAAGGATTACCTGCTCAGGCCGCTGGCGGCGGCGGAACGGGAGGCCTTCGCGCCCAATCTGGATCGCGCGGCGGGTGCTGCGATGGAAATAATCGAAAGCGGACTGGAGCGTGCGATGAACCGCTATAACCAGCGGCTTTGACAGTTTGTGCCGCGCGGCACAACTGTGCTAACAAAATGATTATAAACCTAATCAATGTGTTGACATCGAGGCTGCGCTTGATAAGACACGATCTGACGAGGGAAGCCCGGCGCGAGCGGCGGATGGGATCTGGTTCTAGCTGAACGAGCGCAGACGCGAGTTGGGATGGGCCAGCAGTTGGGAGGCCGCTCGAATGCGCGGGCCCGGAAGTTTTACGAAAGGGGACCGCGCAATGGAAACCGAGAAATCGCGATTCAAGACTACAAGCACCGCGCTACGCTTTTTTTTTCGGGTGCGCGAACTGGTGCACGGCGGGTGCGCGCAGCGCCTGCGGCCTCGAGAACTGCCGTCGGTGGCGGGATTCGCGGCCCGCAGCGCGATCGACGATTATCACAGTATCGGCTGGTGCATGCGGGGGCTGGACGAATTGCAGTTATGGCTGCTGAGTGAACTCTACGGGCCGACCAGTTTTGGCGTGCGGCGGCGAACCTACGCCGAGGCCTCCGAGGCCGGCCGGATTGAGTTTCGGGAGTTCGGAATCGGACGGCGCCGGATGGCGCTGGTTCATCGGCTGGCGATCTAAAGCGTAAGCCAGCGGCTGCGCGAGTTGGGAATGATTCCATCGGAACGAACGACGAGTGAGCCGCGCATCCGGCGGCGGATGAGGATTCAGGAGCGGCGTCCGGCGCATCAGCCGGCGCAACTCAGCTCGTAGCGAAATCGGCGAATCGCGGCGCATTGCTATTCCGGTGCGCGGCCTAAATCCTGTACGCTGAAAAATGGCGCAGGCGAACAGGATCGGCGGAATAGCAGGTGGACGAAGCTCAAGCGAAAGAACATGCCGCGGCGCTCTCGGCGGGAGCGGTGGAAGTCATCTCGGCGGCTGAAATGGCGGCGAAAGTCGCGCTCGGCCGGCCGCTTAGAATCAAGCTCGGGATGGATCCGACCGCGCCGGACCTGCATCTTGGCCACAGCCTGACGCTCAAGAAATTGCGCGACTTCCAGGACGCCGGTCATACCGTGATTTTCCTGGTGGGCGATTTCACCGCGATGATCGGCGATCCGACCGGGCGATCCGAGACTCGCAAGCCGCTCACGCGCGAGCAGATCTCGCAGAACGCCGAGACCTATCGTTCGCAGGCATTTCGGATACTCGATCCGGACCGGACCGAGGTGCGCTTCAACAGCGAATGGATGAACGAACTCAGCATCCGGCAACTGATCGAGATCGAGGCGAAGGTTAGCGTCGCGCGATTGCTCGAGCGCGACGATTTCGAGAAGCGCCTTAAGAATGAAGAGCCGCTTTTTCTGCACGAGCTGCTGTATCCGGTGATACAGGGATACGATTCGGTCGCGCTCGAGGCGGACCTCGAAATCGGCGGCACCGATCAGAAGTTCAACATGCTCGTCGGCCGCGAGTTGCAGCGGCATTTCGGCCAGCCGCCGCAGATCGTCATGACGATGCCGCTGCTCGAGGGGCTCGACGGCGTGCGCAAGATGTCGAAGTCGCTGGGCAACTACGTCGGGCTGACCGACGAACCGGCGGACATGTACGGCAAGCTGATGTCGTTGCCGGACAAAATGACTGCAAAATATTTCCAGTTGCTGACGAGGTCCGGCGCGCAGGAAATCGCGGATATCAAATCCGGTGCAATCCATCCGATGGAAGCGAAGAAGCGCCTCGCGCGGATGATCGTCGGCGAGTACCACGGCGAGCAGGCGGCGGCGCGCGCGCAGCAATACTTCGAGAGCAAGCATCAGCGCCGCGAAATTCCCGACGGCGTGCAGGTGTATCGAATCGAGCGGGATTTATGGATTTGCGAGCTGATGAAGCAGCTCAACTTCACGCCGTCCACCAGCGAGGCGCGCCGGCTCGTGAGCCAGGGCGCGGTGCGCGTCGACGGGCAGACGATCAGCGACGCGAATTTTCGATTCGTGCCCGGCGAGCATAAGGTGATCGAGGTCGGGAAGCGGCGGGTGGCGCGAATCGAGCCCTGAGCGCCGCGGCGCGAGGGATCGTTCAGTCCTTCTTGTCTGCTTCGGCTTGCGCGACGGCGTCGCGCAGCTTCGTCATCGTGCGCGCGAGCGCCTTGGTGTAGCGTTGCTTGGTCCAGCTCTCCTTGGTGCGCATCTTGAGCCAGCCGAGCTTGACGGCGTCGGGCTTGTTGCCCATCTCGCCGGTCGAGACTTCGATGATGGCGCGCTCTTCGACGCTCAAGCTGTCGAGCAACTCGCGTTTCAGGCCTTGCAGAAATCCTGACTTGAGGTCGATATCGATCTTGACAGTCATCGCGCCATCAAGGGTAAGCGTAGTCGATTGACCGCGGCGCCTCAACGGCTTGACTTTCGAAATCGGTGGTAGATAGTCGCGAACTGGAGAGAGGGAAACATCATGCAGCATTTCAAAGTCGAACAGCACGACAATGTCCAGGTCTGGACGATGCACAATCCGCCGATGAACTACATGACGGGGCCGATGTCGCGGGAACTGCTCGAACTGATCGGCAAGGCGGAGGACGACGCAAATACCCGCGCGATCATCCTGACCGGCGGTATCGACGGCAAGTTCATCACCCACTACAGCGTGGACGAGCTGGCGGCGATGGCGGCCGATCCGGCGGCGTGCGCGCAGAGCTTTCCGCAGTTGTCCGAGGGATTTCATCGGATGCTCGATCGAATCATGCTGATGCCGAAGGCGGTGATTGCCGCGATCAACGGCGACTGCATGGGCGGCGGATACGAGCTGGCGCTGGCGTGCGATTTTCGCCTCGCGGCGGACGGGCCGTATCAGATCGGATTGCCGGAGTCGGTGCTCGGGATATTGCCCGGCGGCGGCGGAACGCAGCGGCTGCCGCGGTTGATCGGGCGGGGACGGGCGCTCGAGGTGATGCTGTTCGGCAATGTCTATCATCCGCGCGACGCTCTCGCGATGGGGATGGTGAATCGAATGCTGCCGCCGGAGACGCTGATGCCGTTTGCGATGGGTTGGGCGCGGACGCTGGCCAAACGGCCGCCGCGCTCGATTGCGGCAATCAAGCGGGCGGTCTATCTGGGCGCCGATCGCGATCTCGAATCCGGACTTTACATCGAGCGGATGGAGATGACGCAGGTGATGTGCTCGGAGGACGCGCGCATTATGATGAACGCGTACAACGATGCGGTTGCGCGCGATCCGATGATCGCGCGCAGCGACTTCCTGAACGGCCATGGAGTACCGGCCGCGAAGGGCCGGTAATCACCAAGCCTATTCCTCTTCGACCGCCTGGCGGATCGCGTTGAGGATAAAAATGAACTGGCTCGGCGCGGTGACGCGGCCGAGCAGGTTCACCTTTTGCAGCACCTTCAATTCCTGATCGGTCACTTTGTGACGAGCGAGGATACCGCGATTGTCGGTGAACTTGCGCCAGGCGTTTTCGGGCCGTTTGGACGGGGACGCGTCGCGCCGCAGCCCCACCAGATCTTCAGCTTCGGGATGAGTAAGGAGAAATAGCCGCTGCTTGTCGAGATCGAGGGTGTCGGCGAGCCGCGACAGCAGCGACAGCGACGGACGGCGCCGTCCGTTTTCGAGATAGGCCACGTGGCTGGCTTTCACGCCAAGTTTGCGAGCGAGTTCGCGCTGGGTGAGGGCAAAAGCTTCTCGCCGCTGTTTCAGCACCGGTCCCAAGGTCTCTTTTTTCATAAATCCTACTCTGCCAAGTACACGTGGTTAGATTGATGGATCATCCAGACGGATGCCGAGCGACTCGCGCCCGCGATGTTAGAAAGATCGTTACGCCAACGAAGACAATTAAAGATAACTAATAGTGTACGGGTTCCGGGCCTATCAGCGCAAGTGCACTATATCACATGCTTCAACGAGCGTTTGCGTGCACATTGTGACTGTGTTAGTTGCACATTCAGTTAACAAGCGCGAATCGCGTGCCTTGCCGGTATGGGGGGGTGGAGTCCAAAAAAGAGGGGCTTCCGCCCCCTGCGCTTTTTTTCAGCACTCAACTTGCCGACGGAGGCGGCAGATGCGGCTTCTGGCAACTCCCGCCACCAACGCAATTCGCACCAGCGCCGAGATAGATGAAGCCCGCCTTGATCGGGAAGAACAGGTAATTGAGCGGCGTGTTGATCGGATCGAAGGACTCCGGCGCTCTTCTCGCCGCGATTTGCTCCTCTTCGAGCTTTTGCTTGGAATCGGTCTCGACGGTTTGAACGCTGGCGAGGCGGCCGTCGGAGCCGAAAACCGCGGCTTTGCCCGAGTCGAGCCAGACGTAACGCAACACGCTCGCGCCGCTGTGATTCGGATCGGGGATGTTGTCCTTCAGATCGGGCTGGCCCATCGCCTGCACGGTCTGATCGGGCGTCATCCCCGTGGCCAGATTTGCGCTGGTCGTCGTGGCGCATGAAGCGGCCATCAACGCGAGCATCATGACGGCCAGGCCTGCGAGAAAATTGCGCGGCATCATAGTGGTGTTCTCCCGTACGTGATCGGAGCTAACACAGGATACCGCCGGCGGCAACCCGCGAGGTTTTTTGCCGGTTGGATACGCCGGACGAGGGCGTGAAAGCCTCGGTCGGCGTGGCATAATGTGATCGCGATGACGGAGAACGAGCTCAATGATCGCCTGTTCGTGTACGGCGCATTGCTCGACGCGGCTGAACGCGC comes from Candidatus Binatus sp. and encodes:
- a CDS encoding helix-turn-helix domain-containing protein, with translation MKKETLGPVLKQRREAFALTQRELARKLGVKASHVAYLENGRRRPSLSLLSRLADTLDLDKQRLFLLTHPEAEDLVGLRRDASPSKRPENAWRKFTDNRGILARHKVTDQELKVLQKVNLLGRVTAPSQFIFILNAIRQAVEEE
- a CDS encoding enoyl-CoA hydratase/isomerase family protein, translating into MQHFKVEQHDNVQVWTMHNPPMNYMTGPMSRELLELIGKAEDDANTRAIILTGGIDGKFITHYSVDELAAMAADPAACAQSFPQLSEGFHRMLDRIMLMPKAVIAAINGDCMGGGYELALACDFRLAADGPYQIGLPESVLGILPGGGGTQRLPRLIGRGRALEVMLFGNVYHPRDALAMGMVNRMLPPETLMPFAMGWARTLAKRPPRSIAAIKRAVYLGADRDLESGLYIERMEMTQVMCSEDARIMMNAYNDAVARDPMIARSDFLNGHGVPAAKGR